caaggggaacgcgtacagcgttaccagcactgaactagagttaattgctatatgtgagttgggtaagtatattaattaaatgaaaatttattattaaaattttggattttgCACAGGTATGCCCTCAGCCATTCTTTAGGTAATTCACTAATTGCATTATGACAAGAATGAAAGAAGCCTAGCTATCTCATCTGATTAATTTGTCTTCGTAAGATTTATATGCCGTTGATTTGTAGTGATTTTGCGTTCAAGTCACATGTGATTATTGTGCTTTGCTGAGGAAAACATGCTAAGCAATTCCCTGAAGTAGTGTAGGTTACAGACCTGTATCTATCCTGTGGTAATCGTTCAACAATGTTTGTTTCACTGAATAGCATTAGCAGAGAGTTAAGGGAAATTGGGAAAGGAAACAAAGGCTGATACTGTGGTTTTAATACATTTCAGGATGGTGTGAAATCACTGAGCTGTCTAAGACAGAAGGGGAGGCAACTGCAAACAATAGAAAAGGAAAACTTATTTTCTTTTACGAGTGGTTGTTAGCTGGAAATTGGCAAGGTACAGTATCACTCATGTCATTGTCACTATTTTAACATCTCAGAAGCCGAAAATTTTAATGGGGTCAGATTGTATCTGTCAAGCTTTCCTTTCATTTTTTCACactttttttatgttttagtattgACATCAATTGCAATTGACTTGTGTGTTGATGCGTCTAACGAAGGGTTAGATTGTAAGTGAAGTGTACCTAGAGCTTAAAAGTGTGGTTTTAAAGAGTTAATTCTGTGATGGCTTAAATGTATTCCTGTTGACTATAAAAGTTCAAGATGTGgggttttttaaaaaaaatttagcTCAACACAGCACATTATTTCTCAGGTTTTGATCAGTAAAGCTTAGAATCATGCTTAATCATGAATAAATGATCTGTTCATAGAAATGGTTGACAAATTTCAGGTCAGCTGGCGGATGGGCAGAAAAAGTTCAAGGGCAAGTTTGAGATCCCAAACTTGAGTGAAGAAAATGATGCCAGTGACATTGTGGTGagttttattttatattttagtTATCTTTCATTGCTAGCTTCAGTACAATGGTGTGGACCCCCTTTTGAGACCaccaaacatctgagaaaatgtaGCCTTGGaggggagagagtcttaaaatggggttaaatCATTAAATGTAAAGCACATGGAATGTTagaaagcagggtcttaaaaaacACGGGGATTGTTACACTGTATAAGGTACATAAACTTGTGGTGCGTTGTTCAGTGAAAACGGATGCGACTTCTTCACTCTAGAACAAGCCTAGTACCCTTACATCTTGCTGAATAGCTGGAGCGTGCAGTGGGTTCTtggtgtgtgtgatacatgtatAACAAATTTGCAATACATGAATATCACAAGCATTTCCTGCCTCCAATGCTGAGCGTTTTGCAGTGTTGCCTACTGAACGTTCAATATTTTTGCAGATGGATGTATCAGCAGAGAAGAACACAGATGAAGCGTGGGCAGTGAAGGAAATCATGAGAAAAAAGGGACTCAAGGCTGTCCAGGCAAAGGTGGCCAAATACATTGCTGATCTCAAAGAAGGTATATCTCACGCTTTCCTTTAGCCCACTGAAAATGTCATTCTGTAATATGACTTGGATGACGTCATAAATCGAACGTTTCCAAAGCCTTGTTCTTCTAGATGAGACGGCGGTGTCCAAAATGTATGTAAAAGTTGCtgtgatttttttaaataattaaaaACGTCCTCCGCTAGCCCCTCAAACAGACTTATACCTaggaatttttgttttttatcccAGGCAGGACATGAATTTGAAAGAATTCAACCTTTGAAAACTGTCTTTTGAAATCAAATTCCACTTTTTCTTATTTAAGATCTGTATTATTTCCTTGCAGAATATGGTCAAGGTATTATCCTCCCTTCAAAAGACTCCAAAACTTCTGCTGCGGCGAAAAGTTCAGCACCAAAAGTaagtttctttctgtctttttttttctctcccagaAACAACTTTGCACCAACAGAGTTCAAAtgcaatacatgtactttttATTTAGCTGGGAATGCATTTGAAATTTGACACAACAGTTAGTTTACAGTTATGTTGTTTCTATGCATTCTGTGCATAGCTCTGTCTGATGTGTACATcctgttttttctgacagaacAAATACTTTggtattaatcaatcaatatgaggcttatatcgcgcgtattccgtgggtacagttctaagcgcagggattttaaaaaaaaaaataaaaaattttaatgcaatttatatcgcgcacatattcaaggcgcagggatttatttatgccgtgtgagatggaattgttttacacaatacatcacgcattcacatcggccagcagatcgcagccatttcggcgcatatcctacttttcacggcctattattccaagtcacacgggtattttggtggacatttttatctatgcctatacaattttgccaggaaagacccttttgtcaatcgtgggatctttaacgtgcacaccccaatgtagtgtacacgaagggacctcggttttttgtctcatccgaaagactagcacttgaacccaccacctaggttaggaaaggggggagagaattgctaacgccctgacccagggtcgaactcgcaacctctcgcttccaagcgcaagtgcgttaccactcggccacccagtcactcagaattgtagtaacagtgtatcaacacgctggaattcagacgttagatggacgttacaggaagcgactgaagctaacagtctgagcggatatatccgcacctggtcagatagagccacatgagtgggtacggatatatccatacctgggagacaatgagtcgAGTGAAAAAGGACATTTTGTAAAGCTGGCAGTTAGCTACTTTGACCATGCCACCGGGCTTTtccagaaagaaagaatatattttttctttttcagaatGTTGCCAAACaggagatgaacaaagttgtcCAGAGCGCATCATCAAAGTCTAATAACATTGGGGTTCGAATCCCCACCAACACCGTCACCCTGAAGGAAAATTTTAAGTGCAGAGCTTCTGACCTCTACCGGGCTCTGACAGTCAAAGAGGTGAGTTCACAAGGAAAGATAAAGACCTGTAGCACCCACCGATTTTTGCATCTATTTTCAGATTTGACCAATTATAAACATTGGATATTATTAGTCAAGTTAATACCGTCACTTGGCTACATTATTTGTCACAACAGTACTGTCACTGGGACCGTGTAAATAAACATAGGTTTGCAAAAGCAAGTGAACAAgttacagacctgggaacccatacgatttcgccgtattttgtacgcatgattgtcgagaatacggtcagtgggaaaaaaatacgacgagaaaaattcctagactacttttcttctcaagcccatcctgaagccgatccagtattttggcacatgattacgtcactatattagccgccgtcgaaaaaaatataatcagatcgtgtcaatcaatcaaaacaaccaggcaaacggaAGTAAGGTATTTGGCGAAAtgggctccgagaataaacaagtgaaacaaagaagaaaagtgaaaaagtttgaagaaaaatatcacacacacaatttgtaaccaacacacacatgtagtcccgcccggaataagctattttgggatgatttacgacttttgcgcacatttcgagcagacgaaaacacaacatggcggctctcgctcctccaactattgcgagatcctgatacatccggtgtttctttGTACGCTTGTCAcaacgacttgttgacaaacgaagattcgcgaaagaaagagaaaagcgctgagtcttgagtagagagctaataaagtaccggtaatcgctaatcgagcgaaatgaaaatccgcggcgacttccattaggtgaatgctattcaagtttaggtaacgttttagccgcatctttttataagccgcaatgcgatttttttttttaaaagtcgcggcttgtagtccgtcaaatacggtacagtttttgtcagtaaaaattgataaaagcatttgttttaaatgtataggtaaacttaattaacggtgtgatggacgcgcatgaggcatgttttaatcatggatgtgcaaacgctgtgtggagtacgctcatttttttgaaaatacaccaagtttgtttgagaatactcaaagtgcaaaacaggggttcccaggtctgaagttaaacaaacacaaacacacgctcacacacacatgcgcgcgtaCAAATACACTGAAAAATGAATAGGCTCTGCAGGGAAAACACATAGTGGTTATCTACATCGTTGCATATACTCTGTTATGTGTCAGACGTTTGATTGTGCAATACCGTATACGGTTGTACTTACCAAGATCCACTTCATGATAGCCCTTGTTCCTGTGTGCAGATGGTGCAGGCCTACACAGGTAGTGACAGTGTGATAGAAGCGGTGCCAGGAGAGCGCTTTAGCCTCATGGGCGGAAACGTTCTAGGGGAGTTCACTGAACTGGTACGTATCCGCTGTGTGCTAAGgtgaattaaattacatattcttacgcaactcacatagaaagcattaacttcagttaaagtgctaggacactgaactacgcttcaccccaaaggggaagcaaccccctaaaaaagaacggccttgacctctaacccaagctatacaagagtcgaggtcataccgtcacgtgacctatcacgcgtgactcaaccgccgccatgttgaaacCTCTCTCCCACTTCAGTCTCCAAGTAGTTCGGACGCTTTTTACACTACGCTGCAGGCTTTTAGCCTACTGTCTTCTGGACAGTGTTTCACCCCGTCTACAGGTCCCTGCTTCTCATGCACAAGTTTGGGTGAGCTCGTTCTAATTGTTTGCTTTTGCTtgcgtttgtttctttctccgtTGTTCGGTCTGGTTGTTGTTTATCAATATCATAACTCAGACTGGTTTTTTGTCAGCAATGGCTGACAAGGAGAAATAGAAACCACAGACTAGTCAGTAGCTGCTGAGGTTTCTCCTATTAAGTTCGCATAAAGAGAAAGGCAAAGGCACTACCATTTCTGTTCTTGACCCAGCTTCTCTTACTACTACGTCTGTTAAATagccttgaatggttgaaaacgacgttaaaggcatatgtacgcgctcccgtgtttacaaggTGTAGTTTGTctataatcgatgtcaaacgcaccataagaccatgtaatgacgatatgtcgccatgcgccgACCATATACTTGttttacagcttgttctagcctctgaaaaagtgaggatgtcaacaaagacgcggaggtttttcccttgcgtcaacgctacctctgtggCAAATCTagataaataggacgatctagatcaaaataaaattgcaatatcttgcagggaacttaatttagcatgtctccagctgtgggtaaagcaattagtgtgtatagtcatcgagtacatatggctttaaacactatataaagaagaaagaaagaatgtctgtTAAATTTCGGACCCTATGAGTCCAATCATGCCGGTGCTGAAGCAGGTTAAATTTAGGTTACTTCAGCCAAGGCAAACACAGTGGGAAAGAATACTTGTGTTAAAGATggtttttcttcccttttttGAGATGTTTTCGACCCAAATGTATAACATGTTGCCATTCGTCGATTTTGTGCTCGCTCCCGGCGGGAGTGGGCGACGCGGCTTGTTGTCACGCATCGAGGTTCCGCCTTCATGCACAGTCACTTCGGCTGACGTGCACGCAGAGGAGTGTGTTTACTTCATACGAGGAGCTTTCACGCTCTACAGGTTAGTCATGTTCACCGGTAGCCAGGTTCTCTGGTGAAAGTGTtcaagttgggccggaactagtagcccccccgccacGGCCGGGGGGTGAAAGTACGACTccccggaggctatcgctcttagcaagcggaactcggggggtcgacaccggacaacaagttgggccggaactagtagcccccccgccacGGCCGGGGGGTGAAAGTTCGACTTTCCCagaggctatcgctcttagcaagcggaactcacggggggtcgacaccggacaacGAGACAGTTGTACTCACAGGCAGACTGGTATGTCTCCGGTGAATGTAAACAAGTCTCAACTTCCTCCCTCTGGGCAGGAAGCTGCTTTCGGGCAGGCTTTGCACGGTTCTTCCGTTTTGCAATCAGCCTCGCCTGTGGTGGATCGTTTTAGTGACGCAGCTAGTCACAGTGACTTTCACGGTCCGGCCACAGCAGATTCGGAGTTCGACGATTCTCACTCAGTTTCTGAGGAGGAAGTTGATGTCAAGTTGTCACTCAGACTTAAACCAGCTATGGTTACTGCAGCTCAGGTGTCTGCCAAGTACTTCGCTGAAGGGGTGACAGCTATGACAAGCTCTgcggcaccaccaccctcagTGGTGGGTGATTTCCGCCCTGCTTTAATGGAAGTTCAGGGATATCGTTTTAGCGAGTCTCCTTCTGTTGCTTACGAACTTTCCAGGGTGCTGGCTAGAACTTCGGGTTCTGAGAATAGCTTGCCTGTGGATACTGTGCCTTTACTGGCTGCACACGGTCAGGCTCCTGATGCTGCTCAGCCATGGCTTGCCTCAGACCAGTTACGGAAGTCGAGCACTTCGTTTCATTCACGCAAGTTTGCTCTCTCCCGTCGTCATCACAGTCTTATTGAGACTTACGCTTTGCCGAGTGCACCGCTTCCGGTCACTCCGGAGTCGGCTAATCTCAGAGAGGATGTCTATCGTTTGGACAAACATTGTGCTTACTCTGAAGGCGCATTACTTGGTTTGGATGAAACGGGAAGATACTCGTTGGAACTTGCGTCTCTTTCAGAGACACTTCTTCGATCTCTTTCGCGGTCGATCGCGGTGTCGTCGGATCCTTTCGTATTTCGAAACGACTCTAGCGTGAAAGACGTCCCCATACTCCTGGCCTCTTTGGCTAAGGTTTCAGCCGAACAAATGTCAGTCGTGGCACGGTTGTACGCACTTGCGGTTTACACACGCAGGGACGCTTTCTTGTCTGGCTCTAGAATTTTAACTTGGGGAAGTTTTCTCATATGATTCTCCTTTTCCGCCACTTCCTTTGTGGGCAGCGATGCGGCGTTGCTTTCGCTTGCGTCACCCGCGCAAGTAACGCTTCACTCGCTGAGCGATATCCGTAGTCCTAGGTTAcaccaagcctaagaacttagtttattcttttcttcgtaCTACGGAACCGCTTCCGGTTGCACCGGACTTGTCGATCATACATCTTAACGTtcatagcaaggagaaactgtctgttttcaaGAACAATGATCTCCTGGCTGTGGAAGATTGTGGCCGCTCTTCTTTCTA
This Littorina saxatilis isolate snail1 linkage group LG17, US_GU_Lsax_2.0, whole genome shotgun sequence DNA region includes the following protein-coding sequences:
- the LOC138953624 gene encoding activator of 90 kDa heat shock protein ATPase homolog 1-like, which encodes MAKWGEGDPRWIVEERPDATNVNNWHWVEKDATNWSKNKFNELFLGLKVEEEEGWCEITELSKTEGEATANNRKGKLIFFYEWLLAGNWQGQLADGQKKFKGKFEIPNLSEENDASDIVMDVSAEKNTDEAWAVKEIMRKKGLKAVQAKVAKYIADLKEEYGQGIILPSKDSKTSAAAKSSAPKNVAKQEMNKVVQSASSKSNNIGVRIPTNTVTLKENFKCRASDLYRALTVKEMVQAYTGSDSVIEAVPGERFSLMGGNVLGEFTELVPDKKICMRWRMKSWPDEHYSNVTIELEEKEEETVLSLKQTGVPDIEVERTREGWKVNYCERIRQVFGFGARLF